A section of the Serratia liquefaciens ATCC 27592 genome encodes:
- the araG gene encoding L-arabinose ABC transporter ATP-binding protein AraG, translating into MTTALPYLAFKGIGKTFPGVKALDDISFSCQAGQIHALMGENGAGKSTLLKILSGNYSPTQGEIQLQGRSVTFANTTDALDAGVAIIYQELHLVPEMTVAENIYLGQLPTRRGLVDRKLLRYESRLQLEHLGLDIDPDTPLKYLSIGQWQMVEIAKALARNAKVIAFDEPTSSLSAREIEQLFRVIRELRAEGRVILYVSHRMEEIFALSDAITVFKDGRYVRTFDDMRQVDNAQLVQAMVGRDLGDVYGYQPRELGPVRLALQGLQAPGVKTPIDLSVRAGEIVGLFGLVGAGRSELMKGIFGATRVSAGQLMLDGQALAIRSPIDAIRAGIMLCPEDRKADGIIPVHSVRDNINISARRNSVRAGCLIDNGWEASNAEHHIRALNIKTPSAEQLIMNLSGGNQQKAILGRWLSEDMKVILLDEPTRGIDVGAKHEIYNVIYQLAQRGIAVLFASSDLPEVLGLADRILVMREGALSGELLHDDASEEKALSLAMLRTPEIALDTAAAVA; encoded by the coding sequence ATGACTACCGCGCTGCCGTATCTGGCGTTTAAAGGCATAGGTAAAACTTTCCCAGGGGTGAAGGCGCTGGATGACATCAGTTTCAGCTGTCAGGCCGGGCAGATCCACGCGCTGATGGGGGAAAACGGCGCCGGGAAATCCACGCTGCTGAAAATCCTCAGCGGCAACTATTCGCCTACTCAGGGAGAAATTCAGCTGCAGGGGCGTTCGGTCACCTTCGCCAACACTACCGACGCGCTGGATGCCGGGGTGGCAATCATCTACCAGGAGCTGCATCTGGTGCCGGAAATGACCGTGGCGGAGAACATTTATCTCGGTCAACTGCCGACCAGGCGCGGGCTGGTGGATCGCAAACTGCTGCGTTACGAGTCCCGGCTTCAACTGGAGCATCTCGGGCTGGATATCGATCCGGATACGCCATTGAAATACCTGTCGATCGGCCAGTGGCAAATGGTGGAAATCGCCAAAGCGCTGGCGCGCAACGCCAAGGTAATCGCGTTTGACGAGCCCACCAGTTCGCTGTCCGCCCGGGAGATCGAACAGCTGTTCCGGGTGATCCGCGAATTGCGCGCTGAAGGGCGTGTGATCCTGTATGTCTCACACCGCATGGAGGAGATTTTTGCCCTCAGCGACGCCATCACGGTGTTCAAAGATGGCCGCTATGTGCGCACCTTTGACGATATGCGTCAGGTTGATAATGCCCAGTTGGTGCAGGCGATGGTGGGGCGCGATCTCGGTGACGTCTACGGCTATCAACCGCGTGAACTGGGGCCGGTGCGTTTAGCGCTCCAGGGGTTGCAAGCGCCCGGCGTGAAAACGCCGATCGATCTGAGCGTGCGTGCCGGGGAGATCGTCGGGTTGTTCGGCCTGGTCGGCGCCGGCCGCAGCGAGCTGATGAAGGGGATCTTTGGCGCCACGCGGGTCAGTGCCGGGCAACTGATGCTGGATGGGCAGGCGCTCGCCATTCGCTCGCCAATAGACGCTATTCGTGCCGGCATCATGCTGTGTCCGGAAGACCGCAAGGCGGACGGTATCATCCCGGTGCATTCGGTACGCGACAATATCAACATCAGCGCGCGGCGGAACAGTGTCCGCGCGGGTTGTCTGATCGACAACGGTTGGGAGGCCAGCAACGCCGAGCATCATATACGTGCGTTGAATATCAAAACCCCAAGCGCCGAGCAGCTAATTATGAATCTGTCCGGCGGCAACCAGCAGAAGGCGATTCTGGGGCGTTGGCTGTCGGAAGACATGAAGGTGATCCTGCTGGATGAACCGACACGCGGCATTGACGTTGGCGCTAAGCACGAGATTTATAACGTCATTTACCAACTGGCGCAGCGCGGCATCGCGGTGCTGTTCGCTTCCAGCGATCTGCCCGAAGTCCTGGGGCTGGCGGACCGTATCCTGGTGATGCGGGAAGGGGCCCTGTCCGGTGAGTTACTCCATGATGACGCCAGCGAGGAAAAAGCCCTCAGCCTGGCGATGCTGCGCACCCCCGAGATTGCCCTCGATACCGCTGCGGCGGTGGCCTGA
- the araH gene encoding L-arabinose ABC transporter permease AraH, translating to MSTITTDSVKNRSGQGLARIWDSYGMLVVFAVLFIACVLFVPNFGSFINMKGLGLAISMSGMVACGMLFCLASGDFDLSVASVIACAGVTTAVVINMTESLWIGVGAGLLLGMVSGLINGFVIARLKINALITTLATMQIFRGLAYIISDGKAVGIEDERFFTLGYANWLGLPAPIWITVACLILFGFLLNKTTFGRNTLAIGGNEEAARLAGVPVVRTKIVIFMLSGLVSAAAGIILASRMTSGQPMTSIGYELIVISACVLGGVSLKGGIGKISYVIAGILILGTVENAMNLLNISPFSQYVVRGVILLAAVIFDRYKQQAKRRI from the coding sequence ATGTCGACCATAACGACCGATTCTGTGAAAAACCGCAGCGGCCAGGGGCTGGCGCGGATTTGGGACAGCTACGGCATGCTGGTGGTGTTCGCGGTACTGTTTATCGCCTGCGTGCTGTTTGTGCCTAATTTCGGCTCATTTATCAATATGAAAGGGCTGGGGTTGGCGATATCCATGTCCGGCATGGTGGCCTGCGGCATGCTGTTTTGTCTGGCCTCCGGCGACTTTGATCTGTCAGTCGCGTCGGTGATCGCCTGCGCCGGGGTCACTACCGCGGTGGTGATCAATATGACCGAAAGCCTGTGGATCGGCGTGGGCGCCGGTTTGCTGCTGGGAATGGTCTCCGGGTTGATCAACGGTTTTGTTATCGCCCGGCTGAAAATCAACGCGCTGATCACCACCCTGGCCACCATGCAGATATTCCGCGGGTTGGCGTACATCATTTCCGACGGGAAAGCGGTAGGCATTGAAGACGAGCGCTTCTTTACGTTGGGTTATGCCAACTGGCTGGGGTTGCCCGCGCCCATTTGGATCACCGTAGCCTGTCTGATCCTGTTCGGCTTCCTGCTCAATAAAACCACCTTTGGCCGCAATACGCTGGCGATTGGCGGTAACGAGGAGGCGGCCAGACTGGCCGGGGTGCCGGTGGTACGCACCAAGATTGTGATCTTTATGCTGTCCGGGCTGGTTTCAGCCGCTGCCGGCATCATTCTGGCTTCGCGTATGACCAGCGGCCAGCCAATGACCTCGATCGGCTATGAGCTGATCGTGATCTCCGCCTGCGTACTGGGTGGGGTTTCGTTGAAAGGTGGTATCGGTAAAATCTCCTACGTCATCGCCGGCATCTTGATCCTCGGCACGGTGGAAAACGCCATGAACCTGCTGAACATCTCACCGTTCTCGCAGTATGTGGTGCGCGGCGTGATCTTGCTGGCGGCGGTGATTTTTGACCGTTACAAGCAGCAGGCCAAACGTCGGATTTAG
- the araC gene encoding arabinose operon transcriptional regulator AraC, with the protein MYHRMAQEPQPNPLLPGYTFNAYLVAGLTPIMADGPLDFFIDRPGGMKGYILNLTIKGQGKVFDGEDTLYCNPGDLLLFPPKAAHYYGRSPDSDCWYHRWVYFRPRAYWADWLEWHSKTHEVGRLTLPNNNLLLEFDRLFANIEQTQRSGRRFAEELGMNLLERLLLRAMEEDPLSPQKIMDPRVIEACQFITGNLAGELRIDEVARHVCLSPSRLAHLFREQVGINILRWREDQRVIRAKLLLQTTQESIATIGRVVGYDDQLYFSRVFRKRVGVSPSDFRRRSLEINYPARNQRETPYAVATN; encoded by the coding sequence ATGTACCATCGCATGGCACAGGAACCGCAGCCGAACCCGCTGTTGCCGGGTTACACCTTTAACGCCTATCTGGTGGCGGGGTTAACGCCCATCATGGCGGACGGCCCGCTGGATTTCTTTATCGATCGCCCCGGCGGCATGAAGGGCTATATTCTCAACCTGACCATCAAGGGCCAGGGCAAGGTGTTCGACGGCGAAGACACCCTTTACTGCAATCCTGGCGATCTGCTGCTGTTTCCCCCCAAGGCGGCGCATTACTATGGGCGTTCGCCGGACAGCGACTGCTGGTATCACCGCTGGGTGTATTTCCGGCCGCGAGCCTACTGGGCCGACTGGCTGGAATGGCACAGCAAAACCCATGAGGTCGGGCGTTTAACTTTACCGAACAATAATTTACTGCTGGAGTTCGACCGGCTGTTCGCCAATATCGAGCAAACGCAGCGTTCCGGCCGGCGTTTCGCCGAAGAGTTGGGGATGAACCTGCTGGAGCGCTTGCTGCTGCGCGCGATGGAAGAAGATCCGCTCAGCCCACAGAAAATCATGGATCCCCGGGTGATAGAGGCCTGCCAGTTTATTACCGGTAATCTGGCCGGTGAGTTGCGCATCGACGAAGTGGCGCGCCATGTCTGCCTGTCGCCTTCGCGGCTGGCGCATCTGTTCCGTGAGCAGGTGGGTATCAATATTCTGCGCTGGCGCGAAGATCAGCGGGTGATCCGCGCCAAGCTGCTGCTGCAGACCACCCAGGAGTCGATTGCCACCATCGGCCGGGTGGTGGGTTATGACGATCAGCTCTATTTTTCCCGCGTATTCCGCAAACGGGTCGGGGTCAGCCCGAGCGATTTTCGCCGCCGTAGTCTGGAGATAAACTATCCGGCCAGGAATCAGCGTGAGACGCCTTATGCTGTGGCTACAAATTAA
- a CDS encoding oxidoreductase, whose amino-acid sequence MAEKIRVGLVGYGYASKTFHAPLIVGTPGVELAAVSSSDAGKVHADWPSMTVVSDPQALFNDPSIDLIVIPTPNDTHFPLAQQAMAAGKHVVVDKPFTVTLSQAQQLEQQAQQSGKLLSVFHNRRWDSDFLTLKALLKEGALGEVVYFESHFDRFRPEVRQRWRELGGAGSGIWYDLGPHLIDQALQLFGKPETLFVDLGELRPGAQSVDYFHAILNYGKRRVVLHGTVLAAAETARYIVHGTQGSFIKFGLDPQEDRLKAGERLPQADWGYDMRDGVVTLSRDGVLAEKPLLSIPGNYPAYYAAVRDAINGEGENPVTAADAIQVMEMIELGIESAKQQKALPVV is encoded by the coding sequence ATGGCAGAAAAAATTCGGGTTGGGCTGGTCGGTTACGGCTATGCCAGTAAAACCTTTCATGCGCCGCTGATTGTCGGCACCCCAGGCGTAGAGCTGGCTGCGGTTTCCAGCAGCGATGCCGGCAAAGTGCATGCAGACTGGCCATCGATGACGGTAGTCAGCGATCCGCAAGCGCTGTTTAACGACCCCTCTATCGATCTGATCGTCATTCCTACACCCAACGATACCCATTTCCCTCTGGCGCAGCAGGCAATGGCGGCCGGCAAGCACGTGGTGGTGGACAAGCCTTTCACCGTGACGTTGTCACAGGCGCAGCAGCTGGAGCAGCAAGCGCAGCAGAGCGGCAAGCTGCTGTCGGTGTTCCACAATCGCCGCTGGGACAGCGATTTTCTGACGCTCAAGGCATTGTTGAAAGAAGGCGCGCTTGGTGAGGTGGTTTATTTCGAGTCTCATTTCGATCGTTTCCGCCCGGAAGTGCGTCAGCGCTGGCGCGAACTGGGCGGTGCCGGTAGCGGCATCTGGTACGATTTGGGGCCGCATCTGATCGATCAGGCACTGCAACTGTTCGGCAAACCGGAAACGCTGTTTGTCGATCTGGGTGAACTGCGTCCGGGCGCACAATCGGTGGACTATTTCCACGCGATATTGAACTACGGCAAACGCCGGGTCGTTCTGCATGGTACCGTGCTGGCCGCGGCGGAAACCGCACGTTATATCGTGCACGGGACTCAGGGTAGCTTTATCAAGTTTGGGCTGGATCCGCAGGAAGACCGCCTCAAAGCGGGCGAGCGTCTGCCGCAGGCCGACTGGGGTTACGACATGCGTGATGGTGTAGTGACATTGTCACGTGATGGGGTGCTGGCTGAAAAACCTTTGCTCAGCATTCCAGGCAATTACCCAGCCTATTACGCGGCTGTCCGCGATGCGATTAACGGTGAGGGTGAAAACCCGGTCACGGCTGCTGACGCCATCCAGGTGATGGAAATGATCGAGCTGGGGATTGAATCTGCGAAACAACAAAAGGCGTTGCCGGTAGTCTGA
- a CDS encoding bile acid:sodium symporter family protein, producing MSWLQRLRIDKFLLVLILVVIVASVFPCEGRWATFFEHLTTAAIALLFFMHGAKLSREAIIAGMGHWKLHLVVFLSTFALFPLLGLAMNLMVPGLMTPTVYLGFLYLCALPATVQSAIAFTSAAGGNVAAAVCSASASSILGVFLSPLLVGALMHTQGGNTDVLHAIGSIILKLMVPFVVGHLARPLIGKWADRHRKLINLTDRSSILLVVYTAFSAAVVEGIWHKIDGWSLLTILVMSLVLLTVVLIINTYAARWLGFNTADEITIVFCGSKKSLANGIPMANVLFPAAAVGAMVLPLMIFHQVQLMVCAVLAQRYARKTAKQRAEAGALTAK from the coding sequence ATGTCCTGGTTGCAGCGTCTGCGTATTGATAAATTTTTGCTGGTATTGATTCTGGTGGTGATTGTCGCTTCGGTTTTCCCCTGCGAAGGCAGATGGGCAACCTTTTTTGAGCATCTGACCACCGCGGCTATCGCGCTGTTGTTCTTTATGCACGGTGCCAAGCTGTCTCGTGAGGCGATCATCGCCGGCATGGGGCACTGGAAGCTGCATTTGGTGGTGTTTCTCAGCACCTTTGCGCTGTTCCCGCTGCTGGGGCTGGCGATGAACCTGATGGTGCCGGGTTTGATGACACCGACGGTTTATCTGGGCTTCCTGTACCTGTGCGCACTGCCGGCCACCGTTCAGTCGGCGATTGCCTTTACTTCGGCGGCGGGCGGTAACGTGGCGGCCGCGGTGTGCAGTGCTTCGGCATCCAGCATTCTCGGTGTTTTCCTCTCTCCGTTGCTGGTCGGGGCGCTGATGCATACTCAGGGCGGTAATACCGATGTGTTGCACGCCATAGGTTCGATCATTTTGAAACTGATGGTGCCCTTTGTGGTTGGGCATTTGGCTCGGCCGTTAATCGGCAAATGGGCCGATCGTCATCGCAAGCTGATCAATCTCACTGACCGTTCATCGATTCTGCTGGTGGTGTATACCGCTTTTAGCGCTGCGGTGGTGGAAGGGATTTGGCACAAGATTGACGGCTGGTCGCTATTGACCATTTTAGTGATGTCGCTGGTGTTGCTGACGGTGGTGCTGATTATCAACACCTATGCCGCGCGCTGGCTGGGGTTCAATACTGCCGACGAGATCACCATCGTGTTCTGTGGTTCGAAAAAGAGCCTGGCGAACGGCATCCCGATGGCCAACGTGCTGTTCCCGGCGGCGGCGGTGGGTGCCATGGTGCTGCCGCTGATGATTTTCCATCAGGTACAGTTAATGGTGTGTGCCGTACTGGCGCAGCGTTACGCGCGTAAAACGGCCAAGCAGCGCGCAGAAGCAGGCGCGTTGACCGCGAAATGA